Genomic window (Syntrophales bacterium):
CCGTATTCAGCTTTAATAAACAGGAGAAGACCATGAGAGATATCAATATCAGTGAGATAGTTTCAACGGTGAAAACTTTACTGATAGATGCAAATTACCATTTGGGGCAGGATATTGTGGCCGCTTTTGAGCGGGGGATTGCCAGCGATGAATCGCCCGTCGCCAGGGAAGTTCTCACGGAACTTAAGGAAAACGCCAGGATTGCCGCAGAAGGCGAATATCCGCTTTGCCAGGATACGGGTCTCGCCGTCCTGTTCGTCGATATTGGTCAGGATGTTCACGTTGTGGGCGGGAACATCAAAGACGCCTTCAACGAAGGCGTGAGGCAGGCCTACAAAGACGGATATTTGCGAAAATCGTCCTGCGATCCCTTTACCAGAAAAAATACGGGGGACAACACCCCGGCCATCATCCACTACGACATTGTCCCCGGAGAAAAGATCAAAATCATGGCCGTTCCGAAGGGCGGCGGGGCGGAGAACATGAGCCGCGTCCAGATGCTGACCCCCTCGGCGGGCGTTGAAGGGATAAAGGATTACATCGTCAACCGGATCAGGGAATCCGGTTCCAACCCCTGTCCGCCCGTAATTGTCGGCGTGGGGATCGGCGGAACGTTTGAGAGAACGGCCATCCTGGCCAAGAAGGCATTGCTGCGCAAGGTGGGTGAGCGCAATCCCGATCCCGGGATCGCCGCGATCGAGCGGGAGGTGCTGGAGCTGATCAATAAACTCGGGACAGGACCTATGGGTTATGGCGGCACGACCACGGCGCTCGAGGTTTTCTTCGAGGTTGAACCATGCCATATCGCCAGCCTCCCGCTGGCGGTGAATGTTCAGTGTCATCAAAACAGGCATAAGGAAGCAACTATCTAAGGGAGGAAGAGCATGGCAAACGAAATTCGGCTGAAA
Coding sequences:
- a CDS encoding fumarate hydratase encodes the protein MRDINISEIVSTVKTLLIDANYHLGQDIVAAFERGIASDESPVAREVLTELKENARIAAEGEYPLCQDTGLAVLFVDIGQDVHVVGGNIKDAFNEGVRQAYKDGYLRKSSCDPFTRKNTGDNTPAIIHYDIVPGEKIKIMAVPKGGGAENMSRVQMLTPSAGVEGIKDYIVNRIRESGSNPCPPVIVGVGIGGTFERTAILAKKALLRKVGERNPDPGIAAIEREVLELINKLGTGPMGYGGTTTALEVFFEVEPCHIASLPLAVNVQCHQNRHKEATI